The Zea mays cultivar B73 chromosome 7, Zm-B73-REFERENCE-NAM-5.0, whole genome shotgun sequence DNA segment TTTTGTCGTCTTCTCTTCGATCCAAGTGGACACGCTAGGTATAAATGTACTTCCGAATAGGAGAAGAAGTCTCTACACGGGATTCCTAGTATTTCCTAGACATTGGTCAACCAAGTACATATACGTACGCACGCTATAACGTAGATAAAGAAACTGTAAGTATGTGTAAATCCTATCGTTAGACACTCGGACCAGATAGCTTAGCTTTATGCCTAAGTCAACATTTTGACAAGCAAGTTGGTTATATTGCACACTTGCAGCACTAACTAATCCTGTTGCTGTTCGGTACACACCACACCACACGACACGACAGTTGCACAAAGGGAACTTTTTGATGTGACCATCCAACCAAAAAAGACCAAATTAAGAAGTGCTCCCAAAAGAATTGCAAACACAGAATTGTATCGTCGTCCGTTGTTAACTGAAAGAATGATTCGGTTGGTATTGCGCGGTTGCTGCTGTGATCTCTCTCTCTTGTCAAACTCAAACACTACAGCAATAACCGGTGTATATCATGCAGCGGCATCAAACTCGTCGGCCCTCAGTGTGGTGCACCGGCACGGCCCATGCTCGCCGCTGCTGGCACGGGGCGGCGAGCCGTCTCACGCGGAGATCCTAGACAGGGACCAGGACAGGGTCGACTCAATCCACCGCATGACCGCTGGCCCGTGGACGGCCGGCCAGTCCAGCGCCTCCAAGGGCGTGTCCCTGCCGGCGCACAGGGGCCTCCGCCTCGGCACGGCCAATTACATCGTCTCGGTTGGCCTCGGGACGCCCAGGAGGGACCTGTTGGTGGTGTTCGACACCGGCAGCGACCTCTCGTGGGTGCAGTGCAAGCCGTGCAACAACTGCTACAAGCAGCACGACCCGCTCTTCGACCCGTCGCAGTCGACGACCTACTCCGCCGTGCCCTGCGGCGCGCAGGAGTGCCTCGACTCGGGGACCTGCTCGTCGGGCAAGTGCCGGTACGAGGTCGTCTACGGCGACATGTCGCAGACGGACGGCAACCTCGCGCGCGACACGCTGACGCTGGGCCCGTCGTCCGACCAGCTCCAGGGCTTCGTCTTCGGGTGCGGCGACGACGACACCGGTCTGTTCGGAAGGGCCGACGGGCTGTTCGGCCTCGGCCGCGACAGGGTGTCGCTGGCCTCGCAGGCGGCCGCCAGGTACGGCGCGGGGTTCTCCTACTGCCTGCCCTCGTCGTGGCGCGCCGAGGGGTACCTGTCCCTCgggagcgccgccgcgccgccccacgCCCAGTTCACGGCGATGGTGACGCGCAGCGACACCCCGTCCTTCTACTACCTTGACCTGGTCGGCATCAAGGTGGCCGGACGGACGGTCAGGGTGGCCCCGGCCGTGTTCAAGGCGCCCGGCACCGTGATCGACTCGGGCACAGTCatcacccgtctcccttcccgcgCCTACTCCGCGCTCCGGTCCTCCTTCGCGGGCTTCATGCGCAGGTACAAGAGGGCGCCCGCGCTGTCCATCCTGGACACGTGCTACGACTTCACCGGCCGGACCAAGGTGCAGATCCCGTCGGTGGCGCTGCTCTTCGACGGCGGCGCCACCCTGaacctcggcttcggcggtgtgcTGTACGTGGCGAACAGGTCGCAGGCGTGCCTGGCGTTCGCGTCCAACGGCGACGACACGTCCGTCGGCATCCTCGGGAACATGCAGCAGAAGACGTTCGCCGTGGTCTACGACTTGGCCAACCAGAAGATCGGGTTCGGCGCCAAGGGCTGCAGCTGAGAGTAGTAGTCATCAACCATGCGTGGCGAGCATGAGGACGCCCATTGGTGATTCGATACACGGTCCATAGTTCCATACAAGTTGATAGGGCAAGTCGATGATGATCACGGCCTGTAATTCCACGATGAATGAAATGGAAATAAAGATGATCAATACCCGGAACTCGACACGGTAAAGAAGCGCAGAGTGCAGGATCAGGACGATTCGTGTCATCCCTTCCCCGTTTTCACCCCGGCCTAGATGCCGTGACAGGCCGCCCACAGCCCCACACCAAGACAATGGTCACTTCCTCCTAGTTATGCCGTGACGGCGAAACCTGTGCTTTGATTTTCTAGTGTCACTCAATAGTGCTGGGAATTGGGTCAGGCCAGGTCAGCCCGACTCAAGCCCATCGTGCTTCGTGACAAACGGATTTAGACCAGGAAAGCCTAACAAATTTTTGGGCCGTGTCATGCCAGCCCGAAATGCAAAAATAGTAACTCATTCCGGCCCTAAACCACGCTGTGCATTCGTTGGACCatgccggcccaagcccggcccgAATATTTGACAGCGTAATATTTAAAGTACATAACTTaaaaattaaagatattaaacaattctaACATCATTTGACCACATAAACTCCATATATAAACTCCACGATATCTTACTAAAATTAAAAAATTAAACAAATTAGATCTAATTGGGTCGTGCCGGCCTAAACCCGGCCTATCTATGTGGGCCATACTGGGGCCTGACGGATCGAAATTTGAGGTCCGGCCTAGCGCGACACATATTATTTCGTGTCGAACTGTGCTTTGAGCTCCTGTTTTTAGACCGTGTTCGTACTGGCCCAAAAAGTCTAGCCCATATTCCCAGCACTAGTCACTCGTATCAAGTTATTGCAGTGACATAAAGCGCCCATTATTTTTAGTTACAGAACTTGCGTATGGTTTTACATCCAACACACGGACAGG contains these protein-coding regions:
- the LOC103632922 gene encoding aspartyl protease family protein At5g10770 encodes the protein MASVTRRALSRGCCLAAVLALAVVASVAAEDETTSGPSWHVVSVTAMLPSADCTPARAASNSSALSVVHRHGPCSPLLARGGEPSHAEILDRDQDRVDSIHRMTAGPWTAGQSSASKGVSLPAHRGLRLGTANYIVSVGLGTPRRDLLVVFDTGSDLSWVQCKPCNNCYKQHDPLFDPSQSTTYSAVPCGAQECLDSGTCSSGKCRYEVVYGDMSQTDGNLARDTLTLGPSSDQLQGFVFGCGDDDTGLFGRADGLFGLGRDRVSLASQAAARYGAGFSYCLPSSWRAEGYLSLGSAAAPPHAQFTAMVTRSDTPSFYYLDLVGIKVAGRTVRVAPAVFKAPGTVIDSGTVITRLPSRAYSALRSSFAGFMRRYKRAPALSILDTCYDFTGRTKVQIPSVALLFDGGATLNLGFGGVLYVANRSQACLAFASNGDDTSVGILGNMQQKTFAVVYDLANQKIGFGAKGCS